In a single window of the Streptomyces sp. 846.5 genome:
- a CDS encoding ABC transporter ATP-binding protein, producing MTAPLLEVRGLDKRFGGVAAVDGCSLTVERGTVTGLIGPNGSGKTTLFNLVTGYLRADGGDVLLDGRRIARPDPSRLYRRGLCRTFQQPRVFPDLTVLENLLIASGHPWPALAGPRARADDRARGEALLAEFSLAGLADDPAEELSYGQRKLLEFAALLMSSPLLVLLDEPTAGVNPTMVRTMERHIRARHAAGTTFLVVEHDMGLVMRLCDPVVVMDGGRVIAQGPPGSVQTDPQVLDAYLGS from the coding sequence ATGACCGCGCCGCTGCTGGAGGTCCGCGGGCTGGACAAGCGCTTCGGCGGGGTCGCCGCCGTCGACGGCTGCTCCCTCACCGTGGAACGGGGCACGGTCACCGGACTGATCGGTCCCAACGGATCGGGCAAGACCACCCTGTTCAACCTGGTCACCGGCTACCTCCGCGCCGACGGCGGCGACGTGCTGCTGGACGGACGCCGGATCGCCCGCCCCGACCCGTCCCGGCTGTACCGGCGCGGCCTGTGCCGCACCTTCCAGCAGCCCCGGGTCTTCCCCGACCTCACCGTGCTGGAGAACCTGCTGATCGCCTCCGGCCACCCCTGGCCCGCCCTGGCCGGTCCCCGGGCCCGCGCGGACGACCGGGCCCGGGGCGAGGCGCTGCTGGCCGAGTTCTCGCTGGCCGGCCTGGCCGACGACCCCGCCGAGGAACTCTCCTACGGCCAGCGCAAACTGCTGGAGTTCGCCGCGCTGCTGATGAGCTCACCGCTGCTGGTCCTGCTCGACGAGCCCACCGCCGGGGTCAACCCGACCATGGTCCGCACCATGGAACGGCACATCCGGGCCCGGCACGCCGCCGGGACCACGTTCCTGGTGGTCGAGCACGACATGGGCCTGGTGATGCGGCTCTGCGACCCGGTCGTGGTGATGGACGGCGGGCGCGTCATCGCCCAGGGCCCGCCCGGCTCGGTGCAGACCGATCCGCAGGTCCTCGATGCCTACCTGGGGAGCTGA
- a CDS encoding M24 family metallopeptidase, with protein MLTNGQLTPAPGRTAVDFEQRVDFARLRDYRLARARAALDASELGALLVFDTNNIRYLSSTVIGEWARDKFTRYCLLTRTGEPHVWDFGSAARHHELYAPWLAPGHSRAGMLGLRGAIGAEAGLFNSAVHEIKDLLAAEGVAGMPLGVDVAELPMVFELAAQGVLLADAQQVMLDARQLKSEDEILLLSTAAAMVDGVYQDIAEALRPGIRENEIVALANKRLYEMGSDDVEAINAVSGERCNPHPHNFSDRLIRPGDQAFFDVIQSFNGYRTCYYRTFAVGSATPSQRDAYTRAREWIDAAIELVKPGVGTDRIARVWPAATEFGFADEMAAFGLQFGHGLGLGLHERPIISRLNSLTHPVEITEGMVFALETYCPATDGYSAARIEEEILVTADGPRVLTRFPAQELFVANPY; from the coding sequence ATGCTGACGAACGGTCAGCTCACCCCGGCGCCGGGCCGCACCGCGGTGGACTTCGAGCAGCGGGTCGACTTCGCCCGGCTGCGCGACTACCGGCTCGCCCGCGCCCGCGCCGCGTTGGACGCCTCGGAGCTGGGCGCGCTGCTGGTCTTCGACACCAACAACATCCGCTACCTCAGCTCCACCGTCATCGGCGAATGGGCCCGCGACAAGTTCACCCGCTACTGCCTGCTCACCCGCACCGGCGAGCCGCACGTCTGGGACTTCGGCTCCGCCGCCCGTCACCACGAGCTGTACGCGCCCTGGCTCGCCCCCGGCCACAGCCGGGCCGGGATGCTCGGGCTGCGCGGCGCCATCGGCGCCGAGGCCGGGCTGTTCAACTCCGCCGTCCACGAGATCAAGGACCTGCTCGCGGCCGAGGGCGTGGCCGGGATGCCGCTCGGGGTGGACGTCGCCGAACTGCCCATGGTCTTCGAACTCGCGGCGCAGGGCGTGCTGCTGGCCGACGCCCAGCAGGTGATGCTGGACGCCCGGCAGCTCAAGTCCGAGGACGAGATCCTGCTGCTCTCCACCGCCGCCGCCATGGTCGACGGCGTCTACCAGGACATCGCCGAGGCGCTGCGCCCCGGCATCCGCGAGAACGAGATCGTCGCCCTCGCCAACAAGCGGCTCTACGAGATGGGTTCCGACGACGTGGAGGCCATCAACGCGGTCTCCGGGGAGCGCTGCAACCCGCATCCGCACAACTTCTCGGACCGCCTGATCCGCCCCGGCGACCAGGCCTTCTTCGACGTCATCCAGTCCTTCAACGGCTACCGCACCTGCTACTACCGCACCTTCGCGGTCGGCAGCGCCACCCCTTCCCAGCGCGACGCCTACACCCGGGCGCGGGAGTGGATCGACGCCGCGATCGAGCTGGTCAAGCCGGGCGTCGGCACCGACCGGATCGCCCGGGTGTGGCCGGCCGCCACCGAGTTCGGCTTCGCCGACGAGATGGCCGCCTTCGGCCTGCAGTTCGGCCACGGGCTGGGGCTCGGCCTGCACGAGCGGCCGATCATCAGCCGGCTCAACTCGCTGACCCACCCCGTGGAGATCACCGAGGGGATGGTCTTCGCGCTGGAGACCTACTGCCCCGCCACCGACGGCTACTCGGCGGCCCGGATCGAGGAGGAGATCCTGGTCACCGCCGACGGACCGCGGGTGCTGACGCGCTTCCCGGCCCAGGAACTGTTCGTCGCCAACCCGTACTGA
- a CDS encoding branched-chain amino acid ABC transporter permease, which yields MAIAAFLAVLAVFPFLVTAPWVLTIALFTLMYAVLASAWNLVGGYAGYPSLGHAAFFGLGAYTEAIWFEHHGIGSGLTPFAVLPLVGLVVAAAGLPVAWIAMRTRSDVFAIVTITLLFVAQTLAYNLRGITHGAQGMAMPVPNFAPATFERPFYYAMLALLVFALVLSHAVLRSRLGLALLAIRADEDKARGVGVPVGTAKLGAFALSVGITGMAGGVWAYYLSFIYPQFAVDPLVTIAMVLMVFLGGRGTLWGPVLGAFIVAPAQQYLAYQYGANQLYLIGYAALFVVIILVLPRGILPTLGERWRRRRLRLPADVAGEAP from the coding sequence GTGGCGATCGCCGCCTTCCTCGCCGTGCTCGCCGTGTTCCCCTTCCTGGTGACCGCGCCCTGGGTGCTGACCATCGCGTTGTTCACGCTGATGTACGCGGTGCTGGCCAGCGCCTGGAACCTGGTCGGCGGCTATGCCGGCTACCCCTCGCTGGGCCATGCCGCGTTCTTCGGGCTTGGCGCCTACACCGAGGCGATCTGGTTCGAGCACCACGGCATCGGCTCCGGACTCACCCCCTTCGCGGTGCTGCCGCTGGTCGGTCTGGTGGTCGCCGCCGCCGGTCTGCCGGTCGCCTGGATCGCCATGCGGACCCGTTCCGACGTGTTCGCCATCGTCACCATCACCCTGCTGTTCGTCGCCCAGACCCTCGCCTACAACCTGCGCGGGATCACCCACGGCGCCCAGGGGATGGCCATGCCGGTGCCGAACTTCGCCCCGGCCACCTTCGAACGGCCCTTCTACTACGCGATGCTGGCCCTGCTGGTGTTCGCGCTGGTGCTCTCCCACGCCGTGCTGCGCAGCCGGCTGGGGCTGGCGCTGCTGGCGATCCGCGCGGACGAGGACAAGGCGCGCGGGGTGGGCGTGCCGGTGGGCACCGCCAAACTCGGCGCCTTCGCGCTGTCGGTGGGGATCACCGGCATGGCCGGGGGAGTGTGGGCGTACTACCTCTCCTTCATCTACCCGCAGTTCGCGGTGGACCCGCTGGTGACCATCGCCATGGTGCTGATGGTCTTCCTCGGCGGGCGCGGCACGCTCTGGGGGCCGGTCCTGGGGGCGTTCATCGTCGCCCCGGCCCAGCAGTACCTCGCCTACCAGTACGGGGCCAACCAGCTCTACCTGATCGGGTACGCCGCGCTGTTCGTCGTGATCATCCTGGTGCTGCCGCGCGGCATCCTGCCGACCCTGGGGGAGCGGTGGCGCAGACGGCGGCTCCGCCTGCCCGCCGACGTCGCCGGGGAGGCGCCATGA
- a CDS encoding branched-chain amino acid ABC transporter permease, which yields MHETIQAIILGLLTGGVYALMASGQTLIFGVLKVVNLAQGALVILAAYLSSSLFASFGIDPFLTVPIVAPAMFLLGVAVQWCLLRPLHRSDASQLSLLVTFAVALGIEGLLALVYKSDYRTMQPSYANDSWTVAGYQIGEVRLAACLLSLATLGALALLLNRTRFGRAVRATVQNPTAARLLGVESTRVAALGFGLGAATAAAAGAVYGMVYSFNPNSHYDLISRLLSIVILGGLGSLGGTVVAALAMGVLSALVGALVSPVWSDFSFFVVLLAVLLVRPRGLFGARLRGAL from the coding sequence GTGCACGAGACCATCCAGGCGATCATCCTCGGGCTGCTCACCGGCGGCGTCTACGCGCTGATGGCGAGTGGCCAGACGCTGATCTTCGGGGTGCTGAAGGTGGTGAACCTGGCGCAGGGGGCGCTGGTGATCCTGGCGGCCTACCTCAGCTCCAGCCTCTTCGCCTCCTTCGGCATCGACCCGTTCCTGACCGTGCCGATCGTGGCCCCGGCGATGTTCCTGCTCGGCGTGGCCGTGCAGTGGTGCCTGCTGCGGCCGCTGCACCGCTCGGACGCCTCGCAGCTGTCGCTGCTGGTGACCTTCGCGGTGGCGCTCGGGATCGAGGGCCTGCTCGCCCTGGTCTACAAGTCCGACTACCGCACCATGCAGCCGAGTTACGCGAACGACTCCTGGACCGTGGCCGGGTACCAGATCGGCGAGGTGCGGCTGGCCGCCTGCCTGCTCTCGCTGGCCACCCTGGGCGCGCTGGCCCTGCTGCTGAACCGCACCCGCTTCGGCCGCGCGGTCCGCGCCACCGTGCAGAACCCGACCGCGGCGCGGCTGCTGGGCGTCGAGAGCACCCGGGTGGCCGCGCTCGGCTTCGGCCTGGGGGCGGCGACCGCGGCCGCCGCCGGCGCGGTCTACGGGATGGTGTACTCGTTCAACCCCAACAGCCACTACGACCTGATCTCCCGGCTGCTGTCCATCGTCATCCTCGGCGGACTCGGCAGCCTGGGCGGCACCGTCGTCGCTGCGCTCGCCATGGGCGTGCTCTCGGCGCTGGTCGGTGCGCTGGTCTCACCGGTGTGGTCGGACTTCAGCTTCTTCGTGGTCCTGCTCGCGGTCCTGCTGGTGCGTCCGCGCGGGCTGTTCGGTGCGCGGCTGCGGGGGGCGCTGTGA
- a CDS encoding ATP-binding cassette domain-containing protein, producing MPTWGADAVSVLLELRGVTAGYGAGDVLRGVDLTLEQGEVLCLIGPNGAGKSTVLRVVSGLLRTGRGQVLLHGEPVDRLSPRERLLRGIVQVPQERSLFPAMTVWDNLLMGGYLLDGTRGGRREVRRRADALAERFPLLARRRRANAGSLSGGEQKQVELARALLLEPALMLLDEPSIGLEPRARRAVFETVGAMAADGRTILLVEQNARSGLAAADRGAVLESGRVRLTGSGAELLADPRVARLYLGAGGDPPAQQKEVSR from the coding sequence ATGCCTACCTGGGGAGCTGACGCGGTGTCGGTGCTGCTCGAACTGCGGGGCGTGACGGCCGGCTACGGCGCCGGGGACGTGCTGCGCGGCGTCGACCTGACGCTGGAGCAGGGCGAGGTGCTGTGCCTGATCGGGCCCAACGGCGCGGGCAAGTCCACCGTGCTCAGGGTCGTCAGCGGACTGCTGCGGACCGGCCGGGGCCAGGTGCTGCTGCACGGCGAACCGGTCGACCGGCTCTCACCGCGCGAACGGCTGCTGCGCGGCATCGTCCAGGTGCCGCAGGAGCGCAGCCTCTTTCCGGCGATGACCGTCTGGGACAACCTGCTGATGGGCGGCTACCTGCTGGACGGCACCCGCGGCGGCCGGCGCGAGGTCCGCCGGCGCGCCGACGCCCTCGCCGAACGCTTCCCGCTGTTGGCCAGGCGGCGCCGGGCCAACGCGGGATCGCTGTCCGGGGGCGAGCAGAAGCAGGTCGAACTGGCCCGCGCGCTGCTGCTGGAACCCGCCCTGATGCTGCTGGACGAGCCCTCCATCGGGCTCGAACCCCGGGCCCGCAGGGCGGTCTTCGAGACTGTCGGGGCTATGGCCGCCGACGGCCGCACCATCCTCCTGGTGGAGCAGAACGCCCGCTCCGGGCTGGCCGCCGCCGACCGCGGCGCCGTCCTGGAGAGCGGCCGGGTCCGGCTGACCGGCAGCGGCGCCGAGCTGCTGGCCGACCCCCGGGTGGCCCGGCTCTACCTGGGGGCGGGCGGGGACCCGCCCGCACAGCAGAAGGAGGTGAGCCGATGA
- a CDS encoding NAD(P)-dependent oxidoreductase produces the protein MNTTNPPPDSERHDAGLPGTGWIGTGRMGFALAGRLLDAGHPLLVHNRTRSRAEPLAARGAVIADRITDLAGCETVFTMVASSPDFAEVTLGEHGLLNGGTAPRVLIDCSTVDAEVSARVRAAADRKGTVLLAAPISGNPGVVAAGRASLAVSGPEQAYHEVRPLLAALGTAVTYVGEGEAARLVKLCHNILLGVLAQSLVEVTVLAEKHGVPRAAFLEFLNSSVLASAFTRYKAPALVHLDFTPTFTTTLLRKDLDLGLAAARGAEVPMPIAAAVHQLVQVAVGAGHGEQDFAALLLEQARAAALTLVPESTEVDSGL, from the coding sequence ATGAACACCACGAACCCGCCACCCGACTCCGAACGACACGACGCCGGTCTCCCCGGCACCGGCTGGATCGGCACCGGACGGATGGGCTTCGCCCTGGCCGGACGGCTGCTCGACGCCGGGCATCCGCTCCTGGTGCACAACCGCACCCGGTCCAGGGCCGAGCCGCTGGCCGCGCGCGGAGCGGTGATCGCCGACCGGATCACCGATCTCGCCGGCTGCGAGACCGTCTTCACCATGGTCGCGTCCTCCCCGGACTTCGCCGAGGTCACCCTGGGCGAGCACGGCCTGCTCAACGGCGGGACCGCCCCCCGGGTGCTGATCGACTGCTCCACCGTCGACGCCGAGGTCTCGGCCCGGGTCCGTGCTGCCGCGGACCGAAAGGGGACCGTGCTGCTGGCCGCGCCGATCAGCGGCAACCCCGGCGTCGTCGCCGCAGGCCGGGCCAGTCTCGCCGTCTCCGGGCCCGAGCAGGCGTACCACGAGGTCCGGCCGCTGCTGGCCGCGCTCGGAACGGCGGTGACCTATGTCGGCGAGGGTGAGGCCGCGCGGCTGGTCAAGCTCTGCCACAACATCCTGCTCGGCGTGCTGGCCCAGTCCCTGGTCGAGGTCACCGTCCTGGCCGAGAAGCACGGCGTGCCGCGGGCGGCCTTCCTGGAGTTCCTCAACTCCTCGGTACTGGCCTCGGCCTTCACCCGCTACAAGGCCCCGGCCCTGGTCCACCTGGACTTCACCCCCACCTTCACCACCACGCTGCTGCGCAAGGACCTCGACCTCGGCCTCGCCGCCGCCCGCGGCGCCGAGGTCCCCATGCCGATCGCCGCCGCCGTGCACCAGCTGGTGCAGGTCGCCGTCGGGGCCGGCCACGGCGAGCAGGACTTCGCCGCGCTGCTGCTGGAACAGGCCAGAGCGGCGGCGCTCACGCTCGTCCCCGAGTCCACCGAGGTCGACTCGGGCCTGTGA